The following nucleotide sequence is from Raphanus sativus cultivar WK10039 unplaced genomic scaffold, ASM80110v3 Scaffold4222, whole genome shotgun sequence.
aaattcagaaaaaactAAGAACTCGAAGCAAATAAACGGTTTAGCTTCTCCATTATCTCGGCGTTGGTCTTCTTTTGGGATGCCAACTCAGCAAGGATAGTGGCATTCTCAGCTTGGATAGTGGCATTCTCAGCTTGGATAGTGGCGTTCTGCTCCTCCAATGCCACAATCCGTTCACCTTTGTCATGTAGCTCCTCGAGAATCATGGGATCGGCATACGGAACCTGCGAAGAAGATGCCGGATACGAAGAAGCACGGCGGGCCAATCCAACTAAAAAGCCTCCTTTCCTTTTAGGAACAgcctacaaaatattttaagttagtAAACTAcattataaaatgaatatattgataaaaaaaattaccttttcaACCATCTCATTTATTTGCAATCGGGACAAGTTGGTTGAAGCTCCCACTGAATCGCCGTCATCAGAGAGAGGCTGAGATTGAGATGCTATTTCAGTTTCCACCAAATCAACGACATCTTTGATCAAGAGGTCCTGAATTTGACCCGTCGTCTTGTTAGTGTGAGCCACCTTAATGAGTTGGAGTCGATCAACGGGATTACCGTCATTTGCTTCGATCTAAAAAACCGCCATTATTAGCCAaggaatataaaaatatttatataaataaacataaagataaataaaaaaaaacttacaagttCATCTTCCTTAGTAGACATAGAGCAAGCCCCGAGGTTGTGCACATACATACCTTTCCCGCCACGATCGCTCTTCCGGTTCTTAGAGTTCCTAGAAGACGTCTCTGCAGTTTCGTCCTTCTGCCAATGAACTATCAACTGCTCGAACACCCTCCCGTTGATGTTCCGTGGCCTCTTGTTCTTCTGCCAAACTTTCTTCCACGCGTTCACCTGCTTTGTATAAGAGTCCATGGCCTTAGCTTTGAATCTAATACGGACTGTTTCCGTGTGATCGGGGTGCCAGTTGAACTCTTGCtacaaaacacacataattttaataagtagatatattaaaaaaatgtaaataattttaaaaaatgaagagTTAGTACCGCAAATTGACGAAACCACAACTCTTGGTCGTCTTGAGGGATCTCACTCCACTTCGTATATCCAATTTGGAGCATGGAATACATCATCTGGTTGATGCTCCTGCTAATGCCATTACTCGActtggtgaacctttaaaaaaatacaagttaGCAAGTTAATTAATGGAAAAAAACATAAtgctacaaataaaaaaaatactaaccaaGTGCTATGTCCTCGTCGTGGGGTGGGATGGAGAACCGGGAGATGCTCTCGACCCGGTTGTTGAACCAATAGTTCAACTGGCATGACCCCCGGATTCTGTTGAGCAGGAGCGGGAGGTGGAGCGGGAATATATGCGGGAAACGAGTTTTGTTCGTGAGACGATCCCGATGCACGGGAAGAGCTCACCGAACTACGTCGACGGGCTGCGGGGCGGGGTGATTCCTCGGacctaaaaaaattaatacatcaaattaattaaattgatttttacataaaaaatgatttatatatatatataaaaatataaaaaatataattttttttataaatattgaaaaaggttgttaaatatttttaaaaatcgtaaaatgtttttaaaaatcaaaaatgtttttaaaaatcaaaaaacgtttttaaaaatcaaaaaaacgtttctaaaaatcataaaaaaaattaaaacgttttaaataatacatagtttaaactgtaaacttgaaaaacgtttttaaaaatcaaaaaacgttttaaaaatagtaaaacgttttgaattttaacaaaaacaccaaataattccagaaaaaaaattaaaacaacaaTTCAAACAACAATCCTAACTTATATATCCTAAACAATCCATTCAATCCTAAAACATTCAATCAAACAACCTCAAATCGGAGATCtaacatccaaaaccctaaaaaattgaaataaacaaAG
It contains:
- the LOC130507249 gene encoding uncharacterized protein LOC130507249, with the translated sequence MSEESPRPAARRRSSVSSSRASGSSHEQNSFPAYIPAPPPAPAQQNPGVMPVELLVQQPGREHLPVLHPTPRRGHSTWFTKSSNGISRSINQMMYSMLQIGYTKWSEIPQDDQELWFRQFAQEFNWHPDHTETVRIRFKAKAMDSYTKQVNAWKKVWQKNKRPRNINGRVFEQLIVHWQKDETAETSSRNSKNRKSDRGGKGMYVHNLGACSMSTKEDELIEANDGNPVDRLQLIKVAHTNKTTGQIQDLLIKDVVDLVETEIASQSQPLSDDGDSVGASTNLSRLQINEMVEKAVPKRKGGFLVGLARRASSYPASSSQVPYADPMILEELHDKGERIVALEEQNATIQAENATIQAENATILAELASQKKTNAEIMEKLNRLFASSS